From the genome of Peptococcaceae bacterium 1198_IL3148:
ACAGCGTTACTTTTTGGTATCGGTAACCTCAGCATCTTTATTGGGCTCAGCTTTAGCCATTTGCTCCTTATCGCCTGATGTAGCACTTTTAAACTCGCGAATGGATTTACCCAATGCTTTACCTACATCAGGTAGTTTACCGGGACCAAAAATAATTAACACCACTATCA
Proteins encoded in this window:
- the tatA gene encoding twin-arginine translocase TatA/TatE family subunit, whose translation is MFGSGFLQPTHLLLILIVVLIIFGPGKLPDVGKALGKSIREFKSATSGDKEQMAKAEPNKDAEVTDTKK